In Phycisphaerae bacterium, the following are encoded in one genomic region:
- a CDS encoding 1-acyl-sn-glycerol-3-phosphate acyltransferase has product MRRWYRFCRIWCRAYVGGLHFGRVFNQHLVPAEGPILVVSNHQSFFDPVLVGYGLSRELDYMARDTLFRNPFFERLIRSLNAFPVRRGEVDVSAIKETLRRLKAGRAVLLFPEGTRTVDGRIHEFKPGLAMLARKAAVPVVPAVIDGAFEAWPRKSPVPRPLAPIHVYFGQPWTPEQIRSTEPEILVQQLHTQMVNMQHHVRQMAGRKPYNYTT; this is encoded by the coding sequence ATGAGACGCTGGTACCGCTTCTGCCGAATATGGTGCCGGGCCTACGTCGGCGGCCTCCACTTCGGCCGCGTCTTCAACCAGCACCTGGTCCCCGCCGAAGGCCCGATCCTCGTCGTCAGCAACCACCAGAGCTTCTTCGACCCCGTCCTCGTCGGCTACGGCCTGAGCCGCGAACTCGACTACATGGCCCGCGACACCCTCTTCCGCAACCCGTTCTTCGAACGCCTCATCCGCTCCCTCAACGCCTTTCCCGTCCGACGAGGCGAGGTCGACGTCTCCGCCATCAAGGAAACCCTCCGACGCCTCAAAGCCGGACGTGCCGTCCTGCTCTTTCCCGAAGGCACCCGAACCGTCGACGGCCGAATCCACGAGTTCAAACCGGGCCTGGCCATGCTCGCCCGCAAAGCCGCCGTCCCCGTCGTCCCCGCCGTCATCGACGGCGCCTTCGAAGCCTGGCCGCGAAAGTCACCCGTCCCGCGACCGCTGGCGCCCATCCACGTCTACTTCGGCCAGCCCTGGACGCCCGAGCAGATCCGCTCCACCGAACCGGAGATCCTCGTCCAGCAACTGCACACCCAAATGGTCAACATGCAACACCACGTCCGGCAAATGGCCGGCCGAAAGCCATACAATTACACGACATGA
- a CDS encoding (d)CMP kinase, whose product MIVTIDGPAGSGKSSLAKRVAKALRWMYLDTGATYRAVAYQAQRQGLDIHQPEELDRLCRTLDLDFQWADNGDLRVIVDGADVSDAIRTEQISSFASRVATLPQVRNAMVDKQRQLAAQFDNVVTEGRDQGTVVFPHAQLKIFLDASVEERAKRRQLQLEQSGQPADYDQILQAIRQRDNQDSTRATAPLVAAEDAVKLDTTNLTLDQVETKVLELIQAKRSSRP is encoded by the coding sequence ATGATCGTCACCATCGACGGCCCGGCCGGCAGCGGCAAATCGAGCCTCGCAAAACGTGTCGCCAAAGCCCTCCGCTGGATGTACCTCGACACCGGCGCCACCTACCGCGCCGTCGCCTACCAGGCCCAGCGGCAAGGCCTCGACATCCATCAGCCGGAGGAACTCGACCGCCTCTGCCGAACCCTCGACCTCGACTTCCAATGGGCCGACAACGGCGACCTCCGCGTCATCGTCGACGGCGCCGACGTCAGCGACGCCATCCGCACCGAGCAAATCTCATCCTTCGCCAGCCGCGTCGCCACCCTGCCGCAAGTCCGAAACGCCATGGTCGACAAGCAGCGACAACTCGCCGCCCAATTCGACAACGTCGTCACCGAAGGACGCGACCAGGGAACCGTCGTCTTCCCGCACGCACAACTCAAAATCTTCCTCGACGCCTCCGTCGAGGAACGCGCCAAACGCCGACAGCTCCAACTCGAACAATCCGGTCAACCCGCTGACTATGACCAGATCCTCCAGGCCATCCGCCAACGCGACAACCAGGACTCCACCCGCGCCACCGCCCCCCTCGTCGCCGCCGAAGACGCCGTCAAACTCGACACCACCAACCTCACCCTCGACCAGGTCGAAACCAAAGTCCTCGAACTGATCCAAGCCAAAAGGAGCAGCCGACCATGA